In Equus caballus isolate H_3958 breed thoroughbred chromosome 7, TB-T2T, whole genome shotgun sequence, one DNA window encodes the following:
- the BIRC2 gene encoding baculoviral IAP repeat-containing protein 2 codes for MEDSTILSSWTVGNKQKMKYDFSCELYRMSTYSTFPTGVPVSERSLARAGFYYTGVNDKVKCFCCGLMLDNWKQGDNPIEKHKQLYPSCSFIQNLVSVTSLESTSKNTSSPMRNSFTHSLSPTLEHSGSFSGSYSNLSPNLVNSRAVEDFSPLRTNPYSYAMSTEEARFLTYHMWPLTFLSPSELARAGFYYIGPGDRVACFACGGTLSNWEPKDDAMSEHRRHFPNCPFLENSLETLRFSISNLSMQTHAARLRTFMYWPPRVPVQPEQLASAGFYYVGRNDDVKCFCCDGGLRCWESGDDPWVEHAKWFPRCEFLISMKGQEFVDEIQARYPHLLEQLLSTSDTPGDENADPPIVHFGPGESSSEDAVMMNTPVIKAALEMGFSRSLVKQTVQSKILTTGENYKTVNDIVSALLNAEDEKREEEKERQTEEMASDDLSLIRRNRMALFQQLTCVLPILDNLLKANVINKQEHDIIKQKTQIPLQARELIDTVLVKGNAAANIFKNCLKEIDSTLYENLFVEKNMKYIPTEDVSGLSLEEQLRRLQEERTCKVCMDKEVSIVFIPCGHLVVCQECAPALRKCPICRGIIKGTVRTFLS; via the exons ATGGAAGATAGCACAATCTTGTCAAGTTGGACAGTCggcaacaaacaaaaaatgaaatatgacttTTCATGTGAACTCTACAGAATGTCTACATATTCAACTTTCCCCACCGGTGTTCCTGTCTCAGAAAGGAGTCTTGCTCGTGCTGGTTTTTATTACACTGGTGTGAATGACAAGGTCAAATGCTTCTGTTGTGGCCTGATGCTGGATAACTGGAAACAAGGAGACAATCCTATTGAAAAACATAAACAGCTATATCCTAGCTGTAGCTTTATTCAGAATCTGGTTTCTGTTACTAGTCTGGAATCCACCTCTAAGAATACTTCTTCTCCAATGAGGAACAGTTTTACACATTCATTATCTCCCACTTTGGAACATAGTGGCTCATTCAGTGGTTCTTATTCCAACCTTTCACCAAACCTTGTTAATTCTAGAGCAGTCGAAGACTTCTCCCCTTTGAGGACTAACCCCTACAGTTATGCAATGAGTACTGAAGAAGCTAGATTTCTTACTTACCATATGTGGCCATTAACCTTTTTATCACCATCAGAATTGGCAAGAGCTGGCTTTTATTATATAGGACCCGGAGATAGGGTAGCCTGCTTTGCCTGTGGTGGGACTCTAAGTAACTGGGAACCAAAGGATGATGCTATGTCAGAACACCGGAGGCATTTCCCCAACTGtccatttttggaaaattctctggAAACGCTGAGGTTTAGCATTTCAAATTTGAGCATGCAGACACATGCGGCTCGACTGAGAACATTTATGTACTGGCCACCTCGTGTACCAGTTCAGCCTGAGCAGCTTGCAAGTGCTGGTTTCTATTATGTGG gtcGAAATGATGATGTCAAATGCTTTTGTTGTGATGGTGGCTTAAGGTGTTGGGAATCTGGAGATGACCCATGGGTGGAACATGCCAAGTGGTTTCCAAG ATGTGAGTTCTTGATAAGCATGAAAGGGCAGGAGTTTGTTGATGAGATTCAAGCTAGATATCCTCATCTTCTTGAACAG CTGTTGTCAACTTCAGACACTCCTGGAGATGAAAATGCTGATCCACCAa TTGTTCATTTTGGACCTGGAGAAAGTTCTTCTGAAGATGCAGTCATGATGAATACACCTGTGATTAAAGCTGCCTTGGAAATGGGCTTCAGTAGAAGCCTGGTAAAACAGACAGTTCAGAGTAAAATCCTAACAACTGGAGAGAATTACAAAACAGTTAATGATATCGTGTCAGCACTTCTTAATGCTGAagatgaaaaaagagaagaggagaaggaaagacaaaCTGAAGAAATGGCATCAG atgatTTATCATTAATTCGGAGGAATAGAATGGCCCTCTTTCAGCAGTTGACGTGCGTGCTTCCTATCCTGGATAATCTTTTAAAGGCCAATGTAATTAATAAGCAAGAACATGatattattaaacaaaaaactcagaTACCTTTACAAGCAAGAGAACTCATTGATACCGTTTTAGTTAAAGGAAATGCTGCTGCCAACATCTTCAAAAACTGTCTAAAAGAAATtgactctactttatatgagaaCTTATTTG tggaAAAGAATATGAAGTATATTCCAACAGAAGATGTTTcag gTCTGTCACTGGAAGAACAGTTGAGGAGGCTCCAGGAAGAAAGAACTTGTAAAGTGTGTATGGACAAAGAAGTTTCTATTGTGTTCATTCCTTGTGGTCATCTGGTAGTATGCCAGGAATGTGCCCCTGCTCTAAGAAAGTGTCCTATTTGCAGGGGTATAATTAAGGGTACTGTTCGTACGTTTctgtcataa